A part of Crassostrea angulata isolate pt1a10 chromosome 5, ASM2561291v2, whole genome shotgun sequence genomic DNA contains:
- the LOC128184215 gene encoding 1-acyl-sn-glycerol-3-phosphate acyltransferase delta-like — protein sequence MENWKSWPIWFLLFAYVFFVSTLFLNFLQLLSLIIWPFDKTLYRKVNYYLAYASWCQFTSVGQWWAGCECVLHMDPEERRHLAREHMMVIMNHKYEIDWLMAWILAERIRMLGTTKIYGKKVLQLIPLIGWAWWFTESLFLKRDWTKDKQIIQEGVRTAVEYPDNYWVTLLLFPEGTRLTNQKLENSHIVAKEKGYPIMKHHLLPRPKGFAYSIQELKGKLNAVYDATVVFDDGYPSLMDVLHGKKIMSRIRARRYEVKDLPDSEEELSEWLRNLFKEKDDVVEKFYQTKELDRPGFRIPKRYNDLVMHIFWIIVTLVPLLFYLVNVLFYGSLLHKAVIVLVFVLVNLLAKFMIGFTQLEKGSAYGKVITKKKAE from the exons ATGGAGAACTGGAAGAGCTGGCCTATCTGGTTCCTGTTGTTTGCCTATGTGTTCTTTGTCAGTACGCTCTTCCTGAACTTTCTACAGCTTCTGAGCCTCATCATTTGGCCATTTGACAAAACCCTGTACAGGAAAGTCAACTACTACCTGGCGTATGCCTCGTGGTGTC AGTTCACAAGCGTTGGACAATGGTGGGCAGGATGTGAGTGTGTGTTACACATGGACCCCGAGGAAAGGAGGCACCTGGCCCGAGAACACATGATGGTCATTATGAACCACAAGTACGAGATTGACTGGCTCATGGCCTGGATCCTGGCCGAGAGAATCCGGATGCTGGGG ACAACAAAGATCTATGGGAAGAAAGTCCTCCAGCTGATTCCTCTGATTGGCTGGGCCTGGTGGTTCACAGAGTCGCTGTTCCTGAAGAGGGACTGGACCAAGGATAAACAGATTATCCAGGAGGGAGTCCGGACAGCTGTGGAGTATCCAGACAACTACTGGGTCACT CTTTTACTTTTCCCTGAAGGAACCAGACTGACAAACCAGAAACTGGAAAACAGCCACATTGTGGCCAAAGAGAAAGGCTACCCGATAATGAAGCACCACCTGCTGCCCAGACCAAAGGGGTTTGCCTACTCCATTCAGGAACTCAAAGGAAAAT TAAATGCCGTGTATGATGCTACAGTTGTGTTTGATGACGGCTACCCCTCTCTGATGGATGTACTTCATGGCAAGAAGATCATGAGTAGAATCCGAGCCAG GAGGTACGAGGTCAAAGATTTACCGGACTCTGAGGAGGAGTTGTCCGAATGGCTGAGgaatttgtttaaagaaaag GATGATGTAGTTGAAAAGTTTTACCAAACCAAAGAATTAGACAGACCAGGATTTCGAATACCAAAACGCTACAATGACCTAGTCATGCATATATTCTGGATCATTGTGACTCTTGTGCCATTGCTATTTTACCTAGTCAATGTTTTATTCTATGGAAGTCTTCTTCATAAAGCTGTGATAGTCTTAGTCTTTGTTTTAG taaatttattAGCCAAATTTATGATTGGTTTCACTCAACTAGAGAAAGGCTCAGCATATGGAAAAGTTATCACCAAAAAGAAGGCGGAATAG
- the LOC128184214 gene encoding tyrosine--tRNA ligase, cytoplasmic-like produces the protein MDVKDLSNKMESVSISLSPEEKLNLIKRNLQEIIGEDKLKTILKERDVKVYWGTATTGKPHVAYFVPMSKIADFLRAGCEVTILFADLHAYLDNMKAPWDLLALRVQYYERAIKAMLKSIGVPLEKLKFVKGSDYQLSKEYTLDVYRLSSMVTEHDAKKAGAEVVKQVGNPLLSGLLYPGLQALDEEYLKVDAQFGGVDQRKIFTFAEKYLPHLGYTKRIHLMNPMVPGLTGDKMSSSVEDSKIDLLDSPSALKKKLKKAFCEPGNVKDNGVLSFCQHVLFPLRGKEGFLVKRVPEFGGDSMYATYDELEQAFAKEEVHPGDLKASVERYLNELLEPIRKEFESAENKKLVAQAYPVEKKKKPGQQGGEAGGSDELVPSLLDLRVGKILDVKKHPDAESLYVETVDVGEGEPRTVVSGLAGLYPMEDLQNRMGVFLCNLKAVKMRGVVSQAMLMCASVDDPRAVEPLDPPQGSTPGDRVMFEGHEQGKPEEELKPKKKIWEKLQVDLRVNEKSIAEWQGNVMKTKLGNVTASSLKCVPIK, from the exons ATGGATGTGAAGGATTTGTCAAATAAGATGGAGTCTGTGTCAATCTCTCTTTCACCAGAGGAGAAACTGAATCTCATAAAGAGGAACCTTCAG gAAATAATAGGTGAGGACAAACTAAAGACAATTCTGAAGGAGCGGGATGTCAAGGTGTACTGGGGGACCGCCACCACGGGGAAACCACACGTGGCCTACTTTGTTCCCATGTCCAAGATAGCCGACTTCCTCAGGGCAGGATGCGAG GTGACCATTCTGTTTGCGGATTTACATGCTTATCTAGACAACATGAAGGCCCCCTGGGACCTCCTGGCTTTGCGAGTTCAGTATTATGAGAGAGCGATCAAAGCCATGCTCAAATCTATTGGAGTTCCCCTGGAGAAACTCAAGTTTGTCAAAGGATCAGACTACCAGCTCAGCAA AGAGTACACTCTGGATGTTTACCGGCTGTCGTCAATGGTTACGGAACATGATGCCAAGAAAGCGGGTGCTGAGGTGGTCAAGCAGGTGGGGAATCCCCTGCTGAGTGGTCTCCTATACCCAGGGCTCCAG GCTTTGGATGAAGAATATTTAAAAGTGGATGCTCAGTTTGGTGGTGTAGATCAGagaaaaattttcacatttgcTGAAAAG tatcTCCCCCATTTGGGTTACACAAAGAGAATTCACCTTATGAACCCCATGG TTCCCGGTTTGACTGGAGACAAAATGAGTTCATCGGTGGAGGATTCTAAGATTGACTTATTAGATTCCCCCTCTGCTCTGAAGAAGAAGCTGAAGAAGGCTTTCTGTGAGCCGGGCAATGTGAAAGACAATGGCGTCCTGTCCTTCTGTCAGCACGTGCTGTTCCCACTCCGAGGGAAAGAGG GTTTCCTTGTAAAGAGAGTTCCCGAGTTTGGAGGCGACTCCATGTATGCAACTTATGATGAACTAGAGCAGGCATTTGCAAAAGAG GAGGTACATCCAGGGGATCTGAAGGCCTCCGTGGAGAGATATTTAAATGAGCTGCTAGAACCAATCAGGAAAGAGTTTGAATCAGCAGAGAACAAAAAACTGGTGGCCCAGGCTTACCCAGTGGAGAAGAAAA AGAAACCCGGTCAGCAGGGAGGTGAAGCGGGCGGCTCCGATGAACTGGTTCCCTCTCTGTTAGATCTACGAGTCGGCAAAATATTGGACGTCAAAAAG CACCCTGATGCTGAGTCACTGTACGTGGAGACAGTTGACGTGGGGGAGGGTGAACCGCGGACCGTGGTCAGTGGATTGGCGGGGCTCTACCCCATGGAGGATCTACAGAACAGAATGGGGGTGTTCCTGTGTAACCTGAAGGCTGTCAAGATGAGGGGCGTGGTGTCACAGGCCATGCTCATGTGTGCCTCAGT AGATGACCCCCGGGCCGTGGAACCCCTAGACCCCCCTCAAGGTAGCACCCCAGGGGACAGAGTGATGTTTGAGGGACATGAGCAGGGAAAACCAGAGGAGGAACTCAAACCCAAGAAGAAAATCTGGGAGAAACTACAG GTGGATTTGAGAGTGAATGAGAAAAGTATAGCAGAATGGCAGGGCAATGTAATGAAGACCAAGCTAGGGAACGTTACAGCCAGCAGTCTAAAGTGCGTACCGATAAAGTGA